One genomic segment of Hymenobacter psoromatis includes these proteins:
- a CDS encoding M61 family metallopeptidase — protein sequence MKKLFQQRVLSTISASLLPLLALAQGAGSGPAVHYAVAFPNAVHHEARITATFAGLPAGQKLLVRMARSSPGRYALHDFIKNVYYTVATDGAGKLLPLNRPDPYSWEITPGADGTVQFNYTLYGDRTDGTFVGIDQQHAHLNMPATFCYAQGLENRPAEVKFELPAGWKVATQLRATGDDKTTFAAPNLQYFMDSPTVLGSSQLLHTWQDGGRNFEMATYYNGPATEVDAFVKKTQKVVREAAGVYGGEYPAFDFGRYTFLADYLPQASGDGMEHRNSTSLTSPLPLRDEGELRNLGTLSHEFFHSYNTERIRAQGLEPFDFQRVNMSDALWFGEGFTQYYGELVLRRAGFYNDEQFFEKVSSWVNARLNSPGARYASALDMSRQAGFVDAAVSLDPTNRNNTYLSYYVQGAGLALCLDLQLRQRYHTSLDKYMQAMWQEFGKDQTLALAPAKTFTVNDLQRVLGTVAKDTAFAGSFFRRYIYGHEAPRFQENLATMGLAVVPVKALAAALPRQVEFDEEGRCILARGTTIGSGLYKAGIDRGDQLVMLDGVKITDMATLEGIMRKHTPADLVPVRVRNRAGQERNVQVVLTEDTNVQVQPMEGVDKMTATAAQKEQRAAWLASAAK from the coding sequence ATGAAAAAACTTTTTCAGCAGCGGGTGCTATCCACTATAAGTGCCAGTTTATTGCCCCTGCTGGCTCTGGCGCAGGGTGCGGGCAGTGGGCCGGCCGTGCATTATGCCGTCGCCTTCCCGAACGCCGTGCACCATGAGGCGCGCATCACGGCCACCTTCGCGGGGCTACCGGCCGGCCAGAAGCTACTGGTGCGCATGGCCCGCTCGTCGCCGGGTCGCTATGCCTTGCACGACTTTATTAAAAACGTGTACTATACCGTGGCCACTGATGGCGCGGGCAAGCTGCTACCCCTCAACAGGCCTGACCCGTACTCGTGGGAAATAACGCCGGGGGCCGATGGTACGGTGCAGTTCAACTATACGCTTTACGGCGACCGCACCGACGGCACCTTCGTGGGCATCGACCAGCAGCACGCGCACCTGAATATGCCGGCTACCTTCTGCTACGCGCAGGGCCTGGAAAACCGGCCGGCCGAAGTCAAGTTTGAGCTGCCGGCCGGCTGGAAGGTAGCGACCCAGCTGCGCGCCACGGGTGACGACAAAACCACCTTTGCCGCGCCTAACCTTCAGTACTTTATGGATAGCCCCACCGTGCTGGGGTCGTCGCAGCTGCTCCACACCTGGCAGGATGGCGGGCGCAACTTCGAGATGGCGACCTACTATAATGGCCCGGCCACCGAGGTCGATGCCTTCGTGAAGAAGACCCAGAAAGTGGTGCGCGAGGCGGCCGGCGTGTACGGCGGCGAATATCCGGCATTTGATTTTGGCCGCTATACCTTCCTGGCTGACTACCTGCCTCAGGCCAGCGGCGACGGCATGGAGCACCGCAACTCAACCTCACTCACTTCGCCCCTACCCCTGCGCGACGAAGGCGAGCTGCGCAACCTGGGTACCTTGTCGCACGAATTTTTTCATTCGTATAATACCGAGCGTATTCGCGCCCAAGGCCTGGAACCCTTTGATTTTCAGCGGGTAAACATGAGTGACGCGCTCTGGTTTGGCGAGGGCTTTACGCAGTATTACGGCGAGCTGGTGTTGCGGCGGGCGGGTTTCTACAACGATGAGCAGTTCTTTGAAAAAGTAAGCTCCTGGGTGAATGCCCGCCTCAACTCGCCGGGCGCGCGCTACGCCTCGGCCCTGGATATGAGCCGGCAGGCGGGCTTTGTGGACGCGGCCGTGTCCTTGGACCCCACCAACCGCAACAATACCTACCTCTCGTACTACGTGCAGGGGGCCGGCCTGGCGCTGTGCCTCGATTTGCAGCTACGCCAGCGCTACCACACCTCGCTCGACAAGTACATGCAGGCCATGTGGCAGGAGTTTGGCAAAGACCAAACTCTTGCCCTGGCCCCGGCCAAAACCTTTACGGTGAACGACTTGCAGCGCGTGCTGGGTACCGTGGCGAAGGATACGGCCTTCGCGGGCTCGTTTTTCCGGCGCTACATATATGGGCACGAGGCCCCGCGCTTCCAGGAAAACCTGGCCACGATGGGCTTGGCCGTAGTGCCGGTGAAAGCGCTGGCCGCCGCCCTACCCCGGCAGGTGGAGTTTGATGAGGAAGGCCGCTGCATTCTGGCGCGCGGCACCACCATCGGCTCGGGCCTCTACAAGGCTGGCATCGACCGGGGCGACCAGCTGGTGATGCTCGACGGCGTGAAAATCACGGACATGGCTACCCTGGAAGGCATCATGCGCAAGCACACTCCCGCCGACCTGGTGCCGGTGCGCGTGCGCAACCGCGCCGGCCAAGAGCGCAACGTGCAGGTGGTACTCACGGAGGATACCAACGTGCAGGTGCAGCCAATGGAAGGCGTGGACAAAATGACGGCCACCGCTGCCCAGAAAGAGCAGCGCGCCGCTTGGCTGGCCAGCGCGGCTAAATAG
- a CDS encoding methyltransferase: MAASFLPPTPPPAAGVDFGRVAGFYDLLAGLVFGGALRRAQRAALVAGLPPGPAPHLLVLGGGAGWVLTEIWRQRPQARVLYLEASAAMLARTRARLRRYPPPPGAVLELRQGTEIALRPGERFDAILTFFVLDCFTAANLPAALARLQAARRPDAPWLVADFRPARRGWRQWLLGTMYLFFGLTVGLRVRRLPPWRAELWRLGLRPTWKQYFFGKAIASIVLRPGKSEPTLLD; this comes from the coding sequence ATGGCTGCTTCCTTCCTACCCCCTACCCCCCCACCCGCCGCCGGGGTTGACTTTGGGCGGGTGGCCGGCTTCTATGACTTGCTGGCGGGCCTGGTATTTGGGGGGGCGTTGCGGCGGGCGCAGCGGGCGGCGCTGGTGGCGGGGCTGCCGCCCGGCCCCGCGCCGCACCTGCTGGTGCTGGGCGGCGGCGCGGGCTGGGTGCTCACTGAAATCTGGCGGCAGCGGCCCCAGGCGCGGGTGCTGTACCTGGAAGCCTCGGCGGCCATGCTGGCCCGCACCCGCGCCCGGCTGCGGCGCTACCCCCCGCCGCCCGGCGCGGTCCTGGAGCTGCGCCAGGGCACGGAAATAGCCCTGCGGCCCGGCGAGCGGTTCGATGCCATCCTCACGTTTTTCGTGCTCGATTGCTTCACGGCCGCCAACCTGCCGGCCGCGCTGGCCCGCTTACAAGCCGCGCGCCGGCCGGACGCGCCCTGGCTAGTGGCCGACTTTCGGCCCGCTCGCCGGGGCTGGCGGCAGTGGCTGCTGGGCACGATGTACTTGTTCTTTGGGCTCACAGTGGGCTTGCGAGTGCGCCGCCTACCCCCCTGGCGAGCCGAGCTGTGGCGGCTCGGCTTGCGCCCTACCTGGAAACAGTATTTTTTTGGGAAGGCTATCGCCAGCATCGTGCTGCGGCCGGGCAAATCAGAGCCGACTTTACTAGATTAA
- a CDS encoding phosphatase PAP2 family protein — protein MPIPAAPPDPPAAKPAARAAGLAGLLTTEAIVGGLLFVLAFGLFFYLTRVVFQERSQTFDNWGFAQMDRLRAAQPWTFGAMKFITFFGSVKFFVPASLLVPLLLHRRGYGRYAVELLLSMGGGLVLNELLKFCFHRNRPSTALFYQYGLSFPSGHAMMSMAYYGCLAWLVVQHSHRWGVAAVLISFALLIGGTRVYFHVHYPTDVAAGFCGGAVWLVLLRTSIRLFWREKRELETAD, from the coding sequence ATGCCTATTCCTGCCGCGCCGCCCGACCCGCCTGCCGCCAAGCCCGCTGCGCGGGCTGCGGGCCTGGCCGGGCTGCTCACTACCGAAGCCATCGTGGGCGGCCTCTTGTTCGTGTTGGCGTTTGGGCTGTTTTTCTACCTCACGCGGGTCGTGTTTCAGGAGCGCTCCCAGACCTTCGATAACTGGGGCTTTGCCCAAATGGACCGCCTGCGGGCCGCGCAGCCCTGGACTTTCGGGGCGATGAAGTTTATTACCTTTTTCGGGTCGGTAAAATTCTTTGTGCCGGCCAGCCTGCTGGTGCCGCTGCTGCTGCACCGGCGCGGCTACGGCCGCTACGCCGTCGAGCTGCTACTTTCGATGGGCGGTGGCCTGGTCCTCAACGAGTTGCTGAAGTTCTGTTTTCACCGCAACCGCCCCAGTACGGCCCTTTTTTACCAGTACGGCCTCAGCTTTCCGAGCGGCCACGCCATGATGAGTATGGCCTACTACGGCTGCCTGGCCTGGCTGGTAGTGCAGCACAGCCACCGCTGGGGCGTGGCCGCGGTGCTCATCAGCTTTGCCTTGCTGATTGGCGGTACCCGCGTGTACTTTCACGTGCACTACCCCACCGACGTGGCGGCGGGCTTCTGCGGCGGGGCGGTGTGGCTGGTGCTGCTGCGCACCAGCATCCGGCTATTCTGGAGGGAAAAGCGGGAGCTGGAAACGGCTGATTAA
- a CDS encoding 3-keto-disaccharide hydrolase, with protein sequence MKFFLPTLLAGLALSAASPAPYPPTKAKPQALFDGKTTQGWHTYLQPTATPAWSVVDGALQLDPAAAGQGDLLTNGEYENFELALEWKIAEGGNSGIIFGVQEDPAFKATYETGIEMQVLDDKSAPDNKKPSHRAGSLYDMLPPAHDVVKPAGEWNRVKLRKDRGHLTFWLNGTQVVDVQMGSPAWQKLLADSKFKDWKNFAAYPKGHIALQDHEAKVAFRDIMLTPL encoded by the coding sequence ATGAAATTCTTTCTCCCTACCCTGCTGGCGGGGCTGGCGCTCAGCGCGGCCAGCCCGGCTCCCTACCCCCCCACCAAGGCCAAGCCCCAGGCGCTGTTTGATGGCAAAACCACCCAGGGCTGGCATACCTATTTGCAGCCCACGGCCACGCCCGCCTGGTCGGTAGTGGATGGCGCGTTGCAGCTAGACCCGGCCGCGGCCGGGCAGGGCGACCTGCTCACCAATGGCGAGTACGAAAACTTTGAGTTGGCGCTGGAATGGAAGATTGCCGAAGGCGGCAACAGCGGCATCATCTTCGGCGTGCAAGAAGACCCGGCTTTCAAGGCCACCTACGAAACGGGCATTGAGATGCAGGTGCTCGACGATAAAAGCGCGCCCGACAACAAGAAGCCCTCGCACCGCGCCGGCTCGCTCTACGACATGCTACCCCCCGCCCACGACGTGGTGAAGCCCGCCGGCGAGTGGAACCGGGTGAAGCTGCGCAAAGACCGCGGCCACCTCACCTTCTGGCTCAACGGCACCCAGGTAGTAGACGTGCAGATGGGTAGCCCCGCGTGGCAGAAGCTGCTGGCCGACAGTAAGTTCAAGGACTGGAAAAACTTCGCCGCCTACCCCAAGGGCCACATCGCCCTGCAAGACCACGAGGCGAAAGTAGCGTTTCGGGATATTATGCTGACTCCCCTTTAG
- a CDS encoding GAF domain-containing protein, which yields MLAPAPLMPPAAAEALVHPTPAAGRGGGFPFETRLSLEPLIAYWHAREHAANPGVARLARAVREQVAEAAACRGNLSDIQDLDQHHDLVDTLMLAVFPPATRATAIAGAVAPFQRRSFYHTPRFAEVLLNKDRTIKQPLNLDLATLESQLARLAYLLILGREYAAELHEYREALPEQGAFIFTVPDYSLGLYRHYSLSLDSTFVRVRVVGEKPVLTAEQVQELVRHRHRLDLWQTLLPPAHFVLEGFNLLQLVDVTTQEIVSELKYDLLERDVLQASDRLEQIQEKLRVLFARPALQLGIAAYDERKQAFVDFGRKINHSFLIKQMQGQELESEFRQLYARLLAERVPLVLEDVATEPGIPEGLRQQMLRLGIHSAILAVLPYGPDTVGLLEMGSPDAHAFDEFDVELVNQFVPLFAVAVKRNAEDLETRIQAVIKEKFTAIHPTMEWRFNDAARRLLARQEEGNRQAEMEPIVFEEVYPLHGSCDIRGSSVARNEAIQGDLIEHLTLANRVLKKASDVQQLPILDELKFYVTKNLRRLRQGIISGDEVTIYDSLRTEVEPLFEYLAQNNPELRPVITSYWQQIDPRLGILYHRRRDFEDSVTRLNDTISAYLDEEEEKAQRMFPHYFQRFKTDGIEHNIYVGGSLVQNKPFDLVFLKNLRLWQLLVMVEITRRTHALRAELPVPLDTTQLILIHSQPLSIRFRQDERQFDVDGAYNIRYEIIKKRIDKATVLGTGERLTQPGLLALVYTQPREATEYLEYVDYLHDRGLLEPGVEELELEELQGVKGLQALRVKIRL from the coding sequence ATGCTTGCTCCCGCGCCGCTTATGCCGCCGGCCGCCGCCGAGGCGCTGGTCCACCCTACCCCGGCGGCGGGGCGCGGCGGCGGGTTTCCGTTCGAGACGCGCCTGAGCCTGGAGCCGCTTATTGCCTACTGGCACGCGCGCGAACACGCGGCCAACCCCGGCGTGGCGCGCCTGGCCCGCGCCGTGCGCGAGCAGGTGGCCGAAGCTGCGGCCTGCCGCGGCAACCTATCCGATATTCAGGACCTGGACCAGCACCACGACCTGGTAGACACGCTGATGCTGGCCGTGTTTCCGCCCGCCACCAGGGCCACGGCCATTGCGGGGGCGGTGGCCCCGTTTCAGCGCCGCAGCTTCTACCACACGCCGCGCTTCGCGGAAGTGCTGCTCAATAAGGACCGCACCATCAAGCAGCCCCTCAATCTGGACCTGGCCACCCTGGAAAGCCAGCTGGCGCGCCTAGCTTACCTGCTCATTCTGGGCCGTGAGTACGCGGCCGAGCTGCACGAGTACCGCGAGGCGCTGCCCGAGCAGGGAGCGTTTATTTTCACCGTGCCCGATTATAGCCTGGGCCTGTACCGGCACTATAGCCTGAGCCTGGATTCGACGTTCGTGCGAGTGCGGGTGGTGGGCGAAAAGCCCGTGCTCACGGCCGAGCAGGTGCAGGAGCTGGTGCGCCACCGCCACCGCCTCGACCTGTGGCAAACATTGCTACCCCCCGCGCACTTCGTGCTCGAAGGCTTCAACCTGTTGCAATTAGTAGACGTCACGACCCAGGAAATAGTATCGGAGCTGAAGTACGACCTGCTGGAGCGCGACGTGCTCCAAGCGTCCGACCGCCTGGAGCAGATTCAGGAGAAGCTGCGGGTGCTGTTTGCCCGGCCGGCCTTGCAACTGGGCATTGCGGCCTACGACGAGCGCAAGCAGGCATTCGTGGATTTTGGGCGCAAAATCAACCACAGCTTTCTTATTAAGCAGATGCAGGGGCAGGAGCTGGAAAGTGAGTTTCGGCAGCTCTACGCGCGCCTGCTGGCCGAGCGCGTGCCCCTGGTGCTAGAAGACGTGGCCACCGAGCCCGGCATTCCGGAGGGCCTGCGCCAGCAGATGCTGCGCCTGGGCATCCACTCGGCCATCTTGGCGGTGCTGCCCTACGGCCCCGACACGGTGGGCCTGCTCGAAATGGGTTCGCCCGATGCCCATGCCTTCGATGAGTTTGACGTGGAGCTGGTTAACCAGTTCGTGCCGCTGTTTGCGGTGGCCGTGAAGCGCAACGCCGAGGACCTGGAAACCCGCATTCAGGCCGTAATCAAGGAGAAATTTACCGCCATTCACCCCACGATGGAGTGGCGCTTCAACGACGCGGCCCGGCGGCTGCTGGCCCGCCAGGAAGAAGGCAACCGCCAGGCCGAGATGGAACCCATCGTGTTTGAGGAAGTATACCCGCTGCACGGCTCCTGCGACATTCGGGGCAGCAGCGTGGCCCGCAACGAGGCCATTCAGGGCGACCTCATCGAACACCTGACGCTAGCCAACCGGGTGCTCAAAAAAGCCTCCGACGTGCAGCAGCTGCCCATCCTGGACGAGCTGAAGTTTTACGTGACCAAAAACCTGCGCCGCCTGCGCCAGGGCATCATCAGCGGCGATGAGGTCACCATCTACGACTCGCTGCGCACTGAGGTAGAGCCGCTGTTTGAGTATTTGGCCCAGAACAACCCCGAGCTGCGGCCCGTCATCACCAGCTACTGGCAGCAGATTGACCCGCGCCTGGGCATTCTCTACCACCGCCGCCGCGACTTTGAGGACAGCGTGACGCGCCTCAACGACACCATCAGCGCCTACCTCGATGAGGAGGAGGAAAAGGCGCAGCGCATGTTTCCGCACTACTTCCAGCGCTTCAAAACCGATGGCATCGAGCACAACATCTACGTGGGGGGTAGCCTGGTGCAGAACAAGCCCTTTGACCTGGTTTTTCTCAAGAACCTGCGCCTGTGGCAGCTGCTGGTGATGGTCGAAATCACGCGCCGTACCCACGCCCTGCGGGCCGAGCTACCGGTGCCGCTCGACACGACCCAACTCATCCTCATTCACTCGCAGCCACTAAGCATCCGCTTCCGGCAGGATGAGCGGCAGTTCGACGTGGACGGGGCATATAACATTCGCTACGAGATAATTAAGAAGCGCATCGACAAGGCTACCGTGCTCGGCACCGGCGAGCGCCTGACCCAGCCCGGCCTGCTGGCCCTGGTATACACGCAGCCCCGCGAAGCCACCGAATACCTCGAATACGTGGACTACCTGCACGACCGCGGCCTGCTGGAGCCCGGCGTGGAGGAGCTGGAATTGGAGGAGTTGCAGGGCGTGAAGGGCCTGCAGGCGCTGCGGGTGAAGATACGGTTGTAG
- a CDS encoding dicarboxylate/amino acid:cation symporter, whose amino-acid sequence MKFSRVSRLAGLLAILAIILTVLAALPSHALPPTLPLAARWLALVALAAVLVPRRSLTLWIVYSMLVGIELGHDAPAAAINLKVLSDAFLRLVKTIIAPLVFATLVVGIAGHANLKQVGRMGIKALIYFEIVTTFALFIGLAAINLTQAGAGVVRGAADAGEVLQPAAKQTAADIILHIFPENIAKSVAEGQVLQVVVFAIIFAIGLALTPEHTRRTMLNFCESLSEVMFKFTNVVMYFAPLGVGGALAYTVGKMGFAPLLNALQLLLTLYGALIAFVLLVLLPVALLARLPVKRFVAAVAEPVSIAFATTSSEAALPRAMEAMESIGVPRRIVAFVMPTGYSFNLDGTTLYLSLAAVFVAQAAGIPLTFGQQLLMVFTLMLTSKGVAGVPRASLVILLATVASFNLPAWPVFIILGIDALMDMARTAINVLGNCLASAVVARWEGEFVDDYVAPPDLLTAEPAAGH is encoded by the coding sequence ATGAAGTTCTCGCGCGTTTCCAGGCTGGCCGGGCTACTGGCTATCCTGGCTATTATTCTCACGGTGCTGGCCGCCTTGCCATCCCACGCCCTACCCCCCACGCTACCCCTGGCCGCGCGCTGGCTGGCGCTGGTGGCGCTAGCGGCCGTGCTGGTACCGCGCCGCTCGCTCACGCTCTGGATAGTCTATAGTATGCTGGTAGGCATCGAGCTGGGCCACGATGCCCCGGCGGCGGCCATCAACCTGAAAGTGCTGAGCGATGCCTTTTTGCGGCTGGTGAAGACGATAATAGCGCCGCTCGTCTTTGCTACCCTGGTGGTGGGCATTGCGGGCCATGCCAATCTCAAGCAGGTGGGCCGCATGGGCATCAAGGCCCTGATTTACTTTGAGATAGTTACTACGTTTGCCCTCTTCATTGGGCTGGCGGCTATTAATCTGACGCAGGCCGGCGCGGGCGTGGTGCGCGGCGCGGCCGACGCGGGCGAGGTACTGCAACCAGCCGCCAAGCAAACGGCGGCCGACATTATCCTGCACATCTTCCCCGAAAACATTGCCAAGTCGGTGGCCGAAGGGCAAGTGCTGCAAGTGGTGGTATTCGCCATTATTTTTGCTATCGGCCTGGCGCTCACACCCGAGCACACGCGCCGCACCATGCTCAACTTCTGCGAAAGCCTCTCGGAAGTGATGTTCAAATTCACCAACGTGGTGATGTATTTTGCCCCGCTGGGCGTAGGCGGCGCGCTGGCCTACACGGTGGGCAAGATGGGCTTTGCGCCCCTGCTCAACGCCTTGCAGCTGCTGCTGACGCTCTATGGCGCGCTTATCGCCTTCGTGCTACTGGTGCTGCTGCCGGTGGCGCTGCTTGCGCGCTTGCCGGTTAAGCGCTTCGTGGCGGCGGTGGCCGAGCCGGTGAGCATCGCCTTTGCTACTACCAGCAGCGAGGCGGCCCTACCCCGCGCAATGGAGGCGATGGAAAGCATCGGGGTGCCGCGCCGCATCGTGGCCTTCGTGATGCCCACGGGCTACTCGTTTAACCTTGACGGTACCACGCTCTACCTGTCGTTGGCGGCGGTGTTCGTGGCGCAGGCGGCGGGCATCCCGCTCACCTTCGGGCAGCAGCTGCTGATGGTGTTCACCCTGATGCTGACCAGCAAGGGTGTGGCGGGCGTGCCGCGCGCCTCGCTCGTGATTTTGCTGGCTACGGTGGCCTCGTTCAACCTGCCGGCCTGGCCGGTGTTTATTATCCTGGGCATTGATGCGCTCATGGACATGGCCCGCACGGCCATCAACGTGCTCGGCAACTGCCTGGCCTCGGCCGTGGTGGCCCGCTGGGAGGGTGAGTTCGTGGACGACTACGTGGCCCCGCCCGACCTGCTCACGGCTGAGCCGGCAGCGGGGCACTAG
- a CDS encoding enolase C-terminal domain-like protein: MTAWTLTTHELPLNFLWKISRNASVTKTNLVLRAAQAGASGRGEAAPNVRYGETPALLRAQFDDLLAHGLPQADTLADLTALLAARPVAHALRFALEAALTHCLAARAGQPVWQWLGVPPPARRVATAFTLPIMEPGSVAAFIKTQRAERFSLLKVKVNQEGGLDLLRAVAAALPGHPLLVDGNEAWPDAEGVLRFLEAAATVPGLRIQLLEQPLPAALAADYRYLCPRTSVPLLADESVTDEADFAEIARQFHGVNVKLMKAGGYQRGIELLRQTRAHGLLPMLGCMVETSLGIWSALQVSALAEVHDLDGLLIVRDEPFGLVREEEGFLQVLS, translated from the coding sequence ATGACCGCCTGGACCCTCACCACCCACGAGCTGCCGCTTAATTTTCTTTGGAAAATCTCGCGCAACGCCTCGGTTACCAAGACCAACCTCGTGCTGCGAGCCGCCCAGGCTGGGGCCAGCGGCCGGGGCGAGGCCGCTCCCAACGTGCGCTACGGCGAAACGCCCGCCCTGCTGCGGGCGCAGTTCGATGACCTGTTGGCCCACGGCTTACCCCAGGCCGACACCCTGGCCGACCTCACGGCACTGCTGGCCGCCCGGCCCGTGGCCCACGCCCTGCGCTTCGCCCTGGAAGCCGCCCTCACCCATTGCCTGGCGGCGCGGGCGGGGCAGCCGGTGTGGCAGTGGCTGGGCGTGCCGCCCCCGGCCCGGCGCGTGGCCACGGCCTTCACGCTGCCCATTATGGAGCCGGGCTCGGTAGCGGCGTTTATCAAAACGCAGCGCGCCGAGCGGTTTAGTCTGCTGAAAGTCAAGGTAAACCAGGAGGGCGGCCTCGACCTGCTGCGCGCCGTGGCGGCTGCCCTGCCCGGCCACCCGCTGCTAGTGGACGGCAACGAAGCCTGGCCCGATGCCGAGGGCGTACTGCGCTTTCTGGAAGCTGCCGCCACCGTGCCCGGCCTCCGAATACAGCTGCTGGAGCAGCCCCTACCCGCCGCCCTGGCCGCCGACTACCGCTACCTGTGCCCCCGCACCAGCGTGCCGCTGCTGGCCGATGAATCAGTAACAGACGAAGCCGATTTTGCCGAAATCGCCCGGCAGTTTCACGGCGTCAACGTGAAGCTGATGAAAGCCGGCGGCTACCAGCGCGGCATTGAGCTGCTGCGCCAGACCCGCGCCCACGGCCTGCTACCCATGCTGGGTTGCATGGTCGAAACCTCGCTCGGCATTTGGTCAGCGCTGCAAGTCAGCGCTTTGGCCGAGGTGCACGACCTCGACGGCCTACTTATCGTGCGCGACGAGCCCTTTGGGTTGGTGCGGGAGGAAGAGGGGTTTCTGCAAGTTCTTAGCTAA
- a CDS encoding DUF6799 domain-containing protein gives MRIPYSLAAFLFGAGFWLIPHPGAAQSGGVPVHPGRTTQYVFRHGEVMERVGRQLTPLTQNIRLPNGTKINVRSGIVEFPGGKVTSLHEEDYLNAEGGIVFATPASAAAARGDNSVALNEKYNKYVQVGAAPTAVLGSAATDREALLTREVELLQRKVTLLQQTHPNPPATEEVDKQLQELDAKLKTLR, from the coding sequence ATGCGCATTCCTTATTCCCTGGCTGCTTTTTTATTCGGGGCCGGCTTCTGGCTGATTCCTCACCCAGGCGCGGCCCAATCGGGCGGCGTGCCCGTGCATCCCGGCCGCACTACCCAGTACGTGTTTCGCCACGGCGAAGTGATGGAGCGCGTGGGCCGGCAGCTCACGCCACTCACGCAGAATATTCGCCTGCCCAACGGCACAAAAATCAACGTTCGCAGCGGCATTGTGGAGTTTCCGGGGGGTAAGGTAACGAGCCTGCACGAAGAAGACTACCTCAACGCGGAGGGCGGCATCGTGTTCGCCACCCCGGCCAGCGCCGCCGCCGCACGCGGCGACAACTCGGTAGCTCTCAACGAGAAATACAATAAATACGTGCAGGTAGGGGCCGCTCCCACTGCCGTGCTGGGCAGCGCAGCCACCGACCGCGAAGCGCTGCTAACGCGCGAGGTGGAGCTGCTTCAGCGTAAAGTGACGCTGCTTCAGCAAACGCACCCTAACCCGCCCGCCACCGAGGAGGTGGACAAGCAGTTGCAAGAGCTAGATGCGAAGCTTAAAACTCTTCGCTAG
- a CDS encoding MarR family winged helix-turn-helix transcriptional regulator → MRLEDEIKQPIFHSEAHKAYLNVLFTAGWLSNRYAAVFKPYGLTMPQFNVLRILRGQHPLPATVALLIERMLDKNSNASRIVDKLEEKKLVTRLVCPANRRAVDIRITEAGLRLLRQIDDEGLTDPSRNGFNQLSEAEMRQLSTLLDKIRG, encoded by the coding sequence GTGCGCCTCGAAGACGAAATCAAGCAGCCTATTTTCCACAGCGAAGCTCATAAGGCCTACCTCAACGTGCTATTCACGGCGGGCTGGCTATCAAACCGGTATGCGGCGGTGTTTAAGCCGTATGGCCTGACGATGCCGCAATTTAACGTGCTGCGCATTCTGCGCGGCCAGCACCCGCTACCCGCCACCGTGGCGCTGCTCATCGAGCGAATGCTGGACAAAAACAGCAATGCCTCGCGCATTGTGGATAAGCTCGAAGAAAAGAAGCTGGTGACCCGTCTCGTATGCCCCGCCAACCGTCGTGCCGTCGATATCCGCATCACGGAAGCGGGCCTGCGCCTGCTGCGCCAGATTGACGACGAGGGCCTGACCGACCCCAGCCGCAACGGCTTCAACCAGCTCAGCGAGGCTGAGATGCGCCAACTCAGCACCTTACTCGATAAAATCCGGGGCTAG
- a CDS encoding IS5 family transposase, with product MEVLTKDMIIRWILPHLPTRTGGRRPAADPAEVVGAICYKLKTGCQWRWLPVRSLFTGPPLSWQGVYYHFNAWGKQGAWKNLWLTSLRLHRRRLDLSSVQLDGSHTLAKNGGAAIGYQGRKAGRTTNALFLADNQGLPLAVATPQAGNQHDTFELERVFAELCDLLEAAELRLEGLFLNADKAFDVSSLRQACARRGIEANIPRNRRSADWQTDDDTPLDPELYRRRLVIERLNAWLDGFKALLVRYETSLQNWLALHWLAFTVLLLRKIAPPTS from the coding sequence ATGGAAGTCCTGACCAAAGATATGATTATCCGCTGGATACTGCCTCATTTGCCCACCCGCACGGGTGGCCGGCGGCCGGCTGCTGACCCGGCCGAGGTCGTTGGAGCCATCTGCTACAAGCTCAAAACTGGCTGCCAGTGGCGGTGGCTGCCCGTCAGAAGCCTGTTCACGGGGCCGCCATTAAGCTGGCAGGGGGTGTACTACCACTTTAACGCCTGGGGCAAGCAAGGAGCCTGGAAAAATCTGTGGCTCACCAGCTTGCGCCTGCATCGACGCCGCCTCGACTTATCCAGCGTCCAACTCGATGGCAGCCATACGCTGGCCAAGAATGGCGGGGCCGCTATCGGCTACCAAGGCCGCAAGGCGGGCCGCACCACCAACGCCCTGTTCCTGGCCGACAACCAGGGCCTGCCGCTGGCTGTGGCCACGCCCCAGGCCGGTAACCAGCACGATACGTTCGAGTTGGAACGGGTGTTTGCCGAGTTGTGCGACTTACTCGAAGCCGCCGAGCTGCGCTTGGAAGGCTTGTTTTTGAATGCCGACAAAGCCTTTGATGTCAGTAGCTTGCGCCAAGCCTGTGCGCGGCGCGGCATCGAAGCCAACATCCCACGCAACCGGCGCTCAGCCGACTGGCAGACCGATGACGACACCCCCCTGGACCCGGAACTCTACCGCCGCCGCCTGGTCATTGAACGCCTCAACGCCTGGCTCGACGGCTTTAAGGCCCTGCTTGTGCGCTACGAAACCAGCTTGCAAAACTGGCTGGCTCTGCACTGGCTAGCCTTTACCGTACTACTACTGCGCAAAATTGCCCCGCCTACTTCCTAA